The Neofelis nebulosa isolate mNeoNeb1 chromosome 16, mNeoNeb1.pri, whole genome shotgun sequence genome includes a window with the following:
- the SOST gene encoding sclerostin: MQLSLALCLVCLLVHAAFRVVEGQGWQAFKNDATEIIPELGEYPEPPPELENKTMNRAENGGRPPHHPFETKDVSEYSCRELHFTRYVTDGPCRSAKPVTELVCSGQCGPARLLPNAIGRGKWWRPSGPDFRCIPDRYRAQRVQLLCPGDAAPRARKVRLVASCKCKRLTRFHNQSELKDFGPEAARPQKGRKPRPRARGAKANQAELENAY, translated from the exons ATGCAGCTCTCTCTCGCCCTGTGTCTTGTCTGCCTGCTGGTGCACGCAGCCTTCCGTGTGGTGGAGGGCCAGGGCTGGCAGGCCTTCAAGAACGATGCCACGGAGATCATCCCTGAGCTGGGCGAGTACCCCGAGCCTCCGCCAGAGCTGGAGAACAAGACCATGAACCGAGCAGAGAACGGAGGGAGACCCCCTCACCATCCCTTTGAGACCAAAG ACGTGTCCGAGTACAGCTGCCGCGAGCTGCACTTCACCCGCTACGTGACGGACGGGCCCTGCCGCAGCGCCAAGCCGGTCACCGAGCTGGTGTGCTCCGGCCAGTGCGGCCCGGCGCGCCTGCTGCCCAACGCCATCGGCCGCGGCAAGTGGTGGCGCCCGAGCGGACCCGACTTCCGCTGCATCCCCGACCGCTACCGCGCGCAGCGGGTGCAGCTGCTGTGCCCCGGTGACGCGGCGCCGCGCGCGCGCAAAGTGCGCCTGGTGGCCTCGTGCAAGTGCAAGCGCCTCACCCGCTTCCACAATCAGTCCGAGCTCAAGGACTTCGGGCCCGAGGCCGCGCGGCCGCAGAAGGGCCGAAAGCCGCGCCCCCGCGCCCGGGGCGCCAAAGCCAACCAGGCGGAGCTGGAGAACGCCTATTAG